AACGCCTTCCGTCAGCGCGGCTGCGTCGCGCTCGCCATCCGGCAGGTGCCCTTCCAGATCCGCAGCCTCGACGAGCTGACCGTGCCCGCCGTTCTCGGCAAGCTCGCCGAGCGCCCGCGCGGCCTGGTGCTCGTCACGGGCCCCACCGGCTCGGGGAAGAGCACGACCCTGGCCGCGATGATCGACAAGATCAACCGCGAGCGGCGTGGCCACATCCTCACCATCGAGGACCCGATCGAGTTCATCCACCGCCACCAGGGGTGCATGGTGAACCAGCGGGAGGTGGGCAGCGACACCCAGAGCTTCGGGCGGGCGCTGAAGTACGCGCTTCGGCAGGACCCCGACGTGATCCTGGTGGGCGAGCTTCGCGACCTGGAAACGGTGCAGGCCGCGCTGACCATCGCCGAAACGGGCCACCTGTGCCTGGCCACGCTGCACACCAACTCCGCGGCCGAGACCATCAACCGCGTGATCGACGTGTTCCCCTCGCACCAGCAGCCGCAGATCCGCGCGCAGCTGGCGTTCGTGCTGGAGGGCGTGGTCACCCAGCAGCTGCTGCCCAAGGCGCGCGGACGGGGCCGGTCGATGGCGTGCGAGATCATGGTGTGCACGCAGGCCGTGCGCGCCTGCATTCGCGACGACAAGATCCACCAGATCTACTCGGCCATGCAGGCCGGCAAGAAGCACGGCATGCAGACGCTGAACGACGCGCTGTACCAGCTGTACGTACAGCGCGAGGTGTCGCTGGAGGAGTGCGTGAAGCGCACGTCGGACCCCACCGAGTTCCTGCGCATGGTGGGCGAGCCGGTGCCGAACTGAACGGCGGTACCCAGTACAGAGTGCCGAGTACCGAGTACCAGGTACCAGGCACTTGGTACCTGGCACCTGGTACCTTCCTTAACCTGACCCGCTCATGCCCGTATTCGCCTACAGCGCCCGCGCGGCCAGCGGCGAGCTGACGACCGGCGAGATCGACCTGCCCACCCGCGACGAGGTGGTGGGCTACCTGGTGCGGCAGCGGCTGCGCCCGGTGTCGGTGAACGCCAAGGCCAAGGAGATCAACATCACCTTCGGCACGGGGATCAAGACCCGTGAGGTGGTGATCTTCACGCGCCAGTTCGCCACCATGATCAACTCGGGGCTGCCGCTGGTGCAGAGCCTGACCATTCTGGCCGAGCAGACCGAGAACAAGAACTTCCAGTCCATCATCAGCGCGGTGCTCAACGACATCCAGGCCGGCATGACGCTGGCCGACGGCATGCGCAAGCACCCCAAGGTGTTCACCGAGCTGTACGTGAACATGGTGGCCGCCGGCGAGGCGGGCGGCATTCTGGACATCATCCTGCTGCGCCTGGCGCAGTTCCTGGAAAAGAACGACGCCCTGGTCCGCAAGATCAAGGGCGCAATGACCTACCCGGCCGTCATGCTGACGGTGGTGATCCTGGCCACCACGATCCTGTTGTGGAAGGTGGTGCCGGTGTTCGCCACCATCTTCATGGAGGCCGGCCTGGACCTGCCGGCGCCCACCCGCGTGGTGCTGGCGCTGAGCTCGTTCCTGCAGAACTACATCTTCTTCATCGTGCTCGGCATCGTTGGTGTCGTGTTCGCCATCCGGCGGTGGTACAAGACCGATACGGGGCAGCTGGCCATCGACCGCTTCCTGCTGCACATGCCCGTGCTGGGCGACATGCTGCGCAAGTCGGCGGTGTCGCGCTTCACCCGCACGCTGGGCACGCTGGTGAGCTCGGGCGTGAGCATCCTGGAAGGACTGCAGATCACCGCGCGCACGTCGGGCAACCGTGTGATCCACGACGCGGTGATGGCCTCGCGCGCCAGCATCGCCAGCGGCGCCACCATCGCCGAGCCGCTCAAGGCGTCGGGCGTGTTCCCGCCCATGGTGGTGCAGATGATCAACGTGGGCGAGCAGACGGGCGGCCTGGACGACATGCTGTCCAAGATCGCCGACTTCTACGACGACGAGGTGGACGCGGCGGTGAGCGCGCTGACCTCCATCCTGGAGCCCATCATGATCGTCGTTATGGGCGTGGTGATCGGCGGGATGGTGGTGGCCATGTACATGCCCATGTTCGACATGATCCAGACGGCGCAGGGGTAGAATCGTGCCTGATACGAACGCGCGCCTCCCTGCAATCGCCCCTTTCTCCGCGATCACGATGCGCATCCTGCTCTGTGCCCTGGCCCTGCTTTGCACCGCACCCTCGCTGTACGCGCAGGAATGCAGCTGGGAGCGCGACCGTCCCGCGCGCGGGCGCGAGGCGCGGGAGGACTCGATCCGCAAGGCGGTGGAGGCCGCCAACCGCCAGGCGCTCCTGGACGCAGCGGCAGCCGCGGGGGTGCGCGAGCCACGGGGTGTCGTGGTCTTCACCATGGAGCGCAACGGGAGCGAGCCCTTTCTTCGCATCTTCGAAGGCAATCTCGATGCGCCCACGCTGGCGGGCGTGCTGCCGGGAATGGTGCAGCGCGCGGGCCAGATCCCGCAGCGTGGGCCGGGGCGAATCACCCTGCACACCCGGCTCGATACCCTGCCGCTCCCCCCGGCGCGCGCGGACGGCAAGCGCCATGAGTGCCGCCCCATGCTGGCCAACCGGCACGTCATCCAGAGCGCGGTGAGCGACTGGGTCCGGCAGCAGGGCCCGGTGGCAACCCTGCCCGGCACGGCGTACCTGAGTATGTTCCTGAGCCGCGACGGCCGGGTGCTGCACTCCGAACTCGGCCGGCGGAGCGGAAACCTCGAATTGGACCGGTTCACCCTCGGGCTGGTTCCTCTGATCTCCCTCCGCGGCGCCACTGTGGACGGGGTGCCCACGGACGTGTGGGTACAACTCCCGATCGCCCTGCGCTAGCGGCCGGGCTGGCGCGCCCGCGCGGGTTCGGCGGCGGGGCATTCCAGGTGAGGAAGCAGGAGGGCTCGTGGTGCCGCCTCGTCGTACCGGGCGTAAAGACCTGCCGCCCATCGTAGCGTCGCCAGGAAGGCACCGGGGCATCCCCGGTGCCTTCTGCCGTTCCATCTCTGCATCCGCGGAGCTTCAGCCTTCGAGCAAAGGGAGCCATGCACGACGGGTCTGTGGTCGCCCCGACCGGGACGATGTCCATCGCCGAGAATCAGCTTCTCGCCGGGATGGGCGCCGACGTACGCGGCCAGATCGCGCGGCTGGCGGAGGTGATCGATGTCGCGGAAGGCGAGATCCTCTTCGACCTGGAAGATCGATCGGACGAGCTGTACCTGGTCCTGGGCGGAACGATCTGGCTTGGTCGCGGCGAGGGCGAGCGCAGGGTCACCTTCGCCATGGCGGGTCCCGGCGACTTCTTCGGCGAGATGTCGTACTTCGCGCCGGCGCCACGCTCTGCGCGGGCGCAGGCCGTGACTCCGGCCCGAGTCGCCCGGTTGGACAGAGCGGCGATCGAGCGGGCGCTCGAGCTCGCGCCTGCGTCGTTCACGCGGAATGCCATGTCCGCATTCATCCGGCGCGTCAGGGCCAGCAACGACGACCGCGTACGCGAAGCGCTGCAACAGGAGCGGCTGCAGATCGTGGGTCGAACGGCCATGGGCATCGTGCACGACCTGAAGAACCCGATCAGCGTGGTGCGCGTGGCGGCTTCCTGCCTGGAAGATGGCATCCCTCTCCAGGACCTGCCGGGGCGGCTACGGCGTGCCGCGGAATCCATGACCGGGATGCTCGATGGCCTCCTCGCGTTCACCCGCGGCGACGCGGGTCTCCAGGTTCAGCCGGTATCGCTGCGGACACTTCTGCTTCCGCTCGAGGAGCAGGCGCTGGAAGCGATGGAACGGCGCGGCGTGCAGGTGGAGAGAGATCTGGACCCCGACCTCGTCGTCGTCGCCGATCCGGGCCGCCTCTCGCGGGCACTGCTGAACATCGTGAAGAACGCAGGCGAGGTGATGTCCGATGGAGGGCGGCTGACCCTAACGGTCCGGCAGGAAGCTTCCGATGTCGTGTTCTCCATCGCCGATACCGGAGGCGGGATCCCGGAGGAGGTCCTCCCCACGCTCTTTGACGCATTCGTGACGCACGGCAAAGCGGGCGGCACTGGGCTGGGCATGTCGATCACGAAAGCCTTCGTCGAGGCGCACGGCGGCTCGGTCGAAGTCCAGAACGATCGCGGTGCGGGAGCCACCTTCGTGATCCGTCTGCCACAGCCTGACCCTGCTGCTGATCCCGGGAATTGAGATCTCGACCCCGGATGACGGAACAAAGCGCGCCACCCCGCTGGAGTGGCGCGCTTTCGTTTGCGGACCGGCGCCTACTGCAGGACCGGCAGCGGGTCCTTGCCGTTGAAGCCGGCGCCCAGCGGCACCTTGATGCAGGCCGCGAAGTGGCCGCCACCCTTGTCCGCCAGGGGCGGAACGATGCTGGCGCAGTCCGCGTCCTTCAGCGGGTGCTGGCAGCGCGGGTGGAACGGGCACCCCGGCGGCGGGTTGGCCGGCGAGGGCACGTCGCCCTGCAGCACGATGCGCTCGCGCCGCACCCGCGGGTCGGGAATGGGCACCGCCGAGAGCAGCGCCTGCGTGTACGGCATCAGCGGGTTGCGGTACATCTCGCCCGATTCGGCGATCTCCACGATGCGGCCCAGGTACATCACGGCCACGCGGTCGGAGATGTGCTCCACCACCGACAGGTCGTGCGCGATGAACAGGAAGCTCAGCCCGAACTCCGTCTGAAGGTCCTGCAGCAGGTTGATCACCTGCGCCTGCACCGACACGTCGAGCGCCGACACCGGCTCGTCGCACACGATCAGCTCCGGTTCCACCGCCAGCGCCCGCGCGATCCCCAGGCGCTGCCGCTGCCCGCCCGAGAACTCGTGCGGGTAGCGGATGGCGTGCTCCGGCCGCAGCCCCACGATGCGCAGCAGCTCCGCGATGCGGTCCTTGGCCTTTTGCCCCGTGGCGATGCCATGGATGGAAAGCACCTCGCGCAGCATGTCGCTGATGGTCATGCGCGGGTTAAGCGAGCTGTACGGGTCCTGGAAAACGATCTGCACCCGCCGGCGCATCTTCCGCAGCTCGGCCTTGTCCATCTCGAAGATGTTGCGCCCCTCGAAGAGCGCCGCGCCGGCCGTGGGCTCGATCAGGCGCAGCACCGAGCGGCCCATGGTGCTCTTGCCGCAGCCCGACTCGCCCACGATCCCCAGCGTTTCGCCCCGCTTCAGGAAGAACGACACGCCGTCCACCGCCTTGACGTCGCCCACGTGGCGGTTGAAGAACCCCTTCTTGATGGGAAAGTACTTCTTCAGCCCGCGCACGACGAGCAGCGAGTCCGGCGGCGGCTCCATGTCGTCGGGCGTTTCGCCGCGCAGGTCGCTGTCGCCCTTTGCGGGGGGCAGCTCCGGGCGCTCCGGCGGCGTCTTGTGCACCGCATTGCGCAAGGCGCCGTCCGCCACGGTGCGCTCCACCCCGGCGCCCACCAGCGGCGACGAGACGGAGGCCGGCTCGGCGCCACCGCTGCGCTGTCCGTCGGCCGCGCCCTGGCCGTCGGCGGGGGTGCGCCCCTCGGGAGCGTTCGCCATCAGGCCACCTCCCCGCCGTCGAGGTCGGGGGCCAGGTCCGGCGAGCCCGCCACCGGCGTGGCCGCGCCCGTGCCCGTCAGCGCGCCCTCCGGGGTAAACCCGCCCGTCTCGCGGTTGATCTCTGCACGGCGTTCGGGATACTTCACCAGCCAGCACTTGTTCTTGCGCCCGGGCCCGATCTCGAACAGCGGGGGCGCCTCCTTTTCCGTCTTTTCCCAGCCGTACGGGCAGCGGTCGTGAAAGCGGCACCCGGTAGGCCAGGCGATGGGCGAGGGCACCACGCCGGGGATCACCGCCAGGCGGCCGACGTCCTGCCCCAGCTTGGGCATGGAGCGCAGCAGCCCCTCGGTGTACGGGTTCTGCGGGTTGTGGAACACGTCGTCGACGGGGCCTTCCTCGAACACCTGCCCGGCGTACATCACGATCACCCGGTCGCACGTCTCGGCCACCACGCCCAGGTCGTGGGTGATCAGGATGATGCTCATCCCGAGCTCGCTCTGCAGCTTGTTCAGCAGCTCCAGGATCTGGGCCTGGATGGTCACGTCGAGCGCCGTCGTCGGCTCGTCGGCGATCAGCAGCTTGGGGTCGCAGGCCAGCGCCATGGCGATCATCACGCGCTGGCGCATGCCGCCGGAAAGCTGGTGCGGGTACTCGTCCACCCGCTGGTGCGGAATGGGAATGCCCACCAGCTGAAGCATCTCGATGGCCCGCGTGCGCGCGGCCTTCTTGCTCAGCCCCTGGTGAAGCCGCAGCGACTCCTCGATCTGAAAGCCCACGGTGAACACCGGGTTCAGCGAGGTCATGGGCTCCTGAAAGATCATGGCGATGTCGTTGCCGCGGATCTGCCGCATCCGCTTTTCCGACGCCTGCGCCAGGTCTTCCATCTCGCCGTTGCTCCCGCGGAACAGGATGCGCGAGCCCTCCTGGATCTTCCCGGGAGGGTTGGGGATCAGGCGCATCACCGAGAGCGAGGTGACGGACTTGCCGCTCCCCGACTCGCCCACGATGCCCAGCGTTTCGCCGGGGTTCACGTGGAAGGAAACGCCGTCCACCGCGCGCGCGAGCCCCGCGTCGGTGCTGAACCAGGTGCGCAGGTTTTCCACCTGCAGAATCGGCCCGTCCGCGCCCGGCCGCGCGCCCGCCGTGTTGTCCGGTTGCGTCAAATCAGCCCCCATTCCCTGAACGCCGCCCATTCGTTCGGCTTCTCTGTCCACATCCACGCTGGATCGATCCACAGCCCGGGGATCACCTCGCTGGCCACGCGCGGCGGGTCTCCCAACGGCACGAGCTCGTACGCGCCCGCAGCCAGCCGGAAGACCTCCACCGTCTCCGCTTCCGGGTCGATGATCCAGTATTCACGCACGCCGCTGTGGGCGTATTCCACGAACTTGTCGCGCCGGTCACGCACCCGGCTTTCCGGGCTGATCAGCTCCACCGCCAGGTCTACCGGCCCGTCCACGAAGGTGCGCTTGAACCGGTGCTCGTTCTCGGGCGCCAGGTAGAACACGTCCGGCTCGCGCGCCACCTTCGCGCTGAGCCGTACCTGGAAGCCCGCCTGACCCACCAGGCCGCCGATCCCCTTCTGCGCCACGAAGCCGCTGATTGCCTTGTACAGAAATCCCCAGATCAGCAGGTGCCGGTCCGTCTGCGGGCTCATCTCCACCACCTTCCCGTCCACCCATTCCGCGCGAACCCCGTCGTACGCCCGGAGGAAATCTTCGTAGCTCACCGCGTCGGCGTTGCCGTGCGCCTGTGCAATCATCGCGGTCCCATCCTGCCGGGATGCGCGCCGCTCACGGGTCGCCATGCGGTCCTCACGTGCGCAGGCGCGGGTCCAGAGCGTCGCGCAGGCCGTCGCCCAGCAGGTTGAAGGCGACCACCGTCAGCACGATGGCCAGCCCCGGGAAGGTGGCGATCCACCACGCCTGCGTGAGCGCGTCGCGCCCGTCGGCCACCATGTTCCCCCAGGTGGGCGTGGGCGGCTGCACGCCCAGGCCCAGGAACGAGAGTGACGCCTCCGTCAGAATGGTCAGGCCGATGCCGAGCGTGGCCGACACGATGACCGGGGCCATGGTGTTGGGCACCACGTGGCGGGTGATGATGCGGAAGTCGCTGAACCCCAGCGCCCGCGCCGCCTGCACGAACTCGCGCTCACGCAGGGACAGCACCTCGCCGCGTACGATGCGCGACGTGCCCATCCACCCGGTGAGCCCCAGCACGATCACCACCAGCCAGAACGAGGGGTTCTCGAAGATTGCGATCACCACGATCAGCAGCACCAGCCGAGGGAAGGCCAGCATCATGTCGGTGACGCGCATCAGCACCGCATCCACCCAGCCGCCGAAGTAGCCGGAAAGCGCGCCCACCATGGTGCCCAGCGTGATGCTGATGCCCACCGCCACGAAGCCGATGGACAGCGAGATCTGCGCGCCGTACAGCGTGCGGCTGAAGATGTCGCGCCCGAACTTGTCGGTGCCGAACAGGTGTTCGCCCGAGGGCGGCAGGTAGCGCGAGGTGATGATGTCGCCCTGCGCCGCCGGGTCGTACGGGGCGATCAGCGGGGTGACCAGCGTGATCACGTACAGCAGGATCATCACCGCCATGCCGCCCATCGCCAGCCGGTTCTTCTTGAAGTGCCGCATGGCGATGGACCACTGCGAGTCGCCCCGGGTGCGCGACTTCGCCAGCTGCTTGCCGCTGACCGACTTCCACGTCCACCACGCCATTCCCGCGATGACGGCGATCAGCGTGGCGACGGCCACCCAGTAGTCCCACCCCAGCCGGGGGCGGGGCTCGGGAAGCAGCTGCCGGGCCTGGTGCCGCTGCCAGGCGGTGAGCGCCACCCACAGGGTGAAGGCCCAGGCCAGCACCAGCGTGGCCACGCGGCCCCACACGACGCCGGCGCCGCGGCGCGGGGCGGGGGCGTGAAGCTCCTGCCCCGTGGCCTGGGGCATGGGCTCGGGCGGGACCGACTCGGGATCGGGAGAAACGCGGACCATGTTCAGTCGTTCCGAATGCGGGGGTCGACCACGGCGTACAGCACGTCCGAAAGCAGGTTGCCCAGCACCACCATCGAGGCGATCACGAACGAGGTGGCCATCACCATCGGGTAGTCGCGCGCCAGGATGGCGTCGACGATGGCACGACCCATTCCCGGCCAGGCGAAGATGGTTTCCACCAGCACCGCGCCCGAAAGCAGGAAGGGCAGGTACAGCCCCAGCAGGGTGATGATGGGGATCAGCGCGTTGCGCAGCGCGTGCTTGAAGACCACGGTGCGCTCCGACAGCCCCTTCGCCCGCGCCGTGCGGATGAAGTCCTGGTGGATGACCTCGAGCATGGCCCCGCGCATGTACCGCGCGACGCCCGCCGCCGACCCGATCCCCAGGGCGATGGCGGGCAGGATCAGGTGCATCACCCGGTCCGTGAATTTTTCACTGCCCGTCAGGTACTCGTAGTCGATGCTCGTCATCCCCGAGGCGGGAAAGCTCAGCGCCCACCCTTCCTGCCCCGCCCGCAGCGAGAAGATCAGGATCAGCATCAGGGCGAACCAGAAGCTGGGCATCGAGTAGAAGAACAGCGCCAGGAAGGTCAGCACGTTGTCGGCGATGGAGTACTGCCGCACCGCCTGCACGATGCCGATGAGCATGCCCACCACGAAGATCACCACCAGCGAGATCAGGGTGAGCTGCATGGTGTTCCACAGGATCCCGGGCAGGATCTCGTTGATGGGCCGCATCTGGCCGAACGAGTAGCCGAAGTCGCCCGTGACGAAGCTCCACAGCCACTTGCCGTACTGCTCGTGCAGAGGCCGGTCGAGCCCGAAGTTGCGGCGCATCTGCTCCAGCACCTCTGGGCTCACGTTCGGATTGGCGAACTTGGCGATCGGGTCGCCCGGCGCCAGTTGAAGCACGAAGAAGATGAGCGTCAGGATCCCCAGCAGAAGGGGAATGGCGCCGAGCAGCCGCCGGACCAGGTATGCGAGCATCCTCTTACCTCGAGCCTCCCTTCGCGGAATCAGGCGCGGGCCCGCGCTGCGGGCCGCCGTTCACCCACCACTCCCAGGTGCGGGCGTACGCCCCGTAGCTGGTGACGTGCGTGCCCTTCAGCCGGGGGCTGATGCCGGTGGTGTTGTCGTAGTAGTACAGCCAGGTGTAGGGCTGGTCCTGCACGATCCTGGCCGCGGCGGCGCGCCACAGGGGATTCGCCTGCGCCGCTGTGGGCTGGCCGCGCGCCCGCTCGATCATGGCGGTCACTTCCGGGTTGCCGTAGCCGATCACGTTGTACGGCCCCTCGGGCGTCCACATGGCCGTCAGGTCTGCGTCCAGCGCCACGCCCCAGCTGCCAAGCGCCGCCTGGAAGTCGCGCTTCTGCGTCAGGTGGTTGAAGAAGGTGGTGAGCTCGTACATCTGGATGCGCGCGTCGATGCCCACCTCCTTCCACTGCCGCTGCAGGATGGTGACCACGTCCTGCCTGCGCTGGTTGCCCGTGTTGGTCATCAGCGTGAAGCGGAAGGGCTTTCCGTTCTTGTCGCGGATGCCGTCGTTGTCGGTGTCGCGCCATCCCTGCGCGTCCAGGATGCGCCTGGCGCCCTCGGGATCGTGGGCCAGGGGCCGCAGGGCGGGGTCGTGCAGGTCGCGGAAGATGGGCGAGTAGGGCCCGGCCGCGCGCTCGGCGTAGTCGCCCATCCGCAGCTGCTGCATGATGCCGCTCACGTCGATGGCCATTCCCAGGGCCCGGCGGATCTCCGGTTCCGCGAACTGCTCGACCGTTT
The genomic region above belongs to Longimicrobium sp. and contains:
- a CDS encoding PilT/PilU family type 4a pilus ATPase; the encoded protein is NAFRQRGCVALAIRQVPFQIRSLDELTVPAVLGKLAERPRGLVLVTGPTGSGKSTTLAAMIDKINRERRGHILTIEDPIEFIHRHQGCMVNQREVGSDTQSFGRALKYALRQDPDVILVGELRDLETVQAALTIAETGHLCLATLHTNSAAETINRVIDVFPSHQQPQIRAQLAFVLEGVVTQQLLPKARGRGRSMACEIMVCTQAVRACIRDDKIHQIYSAMQAGKKHGMQTLNDALYQLYVQREVSLEECVKRTSDPTEFLRMVGEPVPN
- a CDS encoding type II secretion system F family protein, giving the protein MPVFAYSARAASGELTTGEIDLPTRDEVVGYLVRQRLRPVSVNAKAKEINITFGTGIKTREVVIFTRQFATMINSGLPLVQSLTILAEQTENKNFQSIISAVLNDIQAGMTLADGMRKHPKVFTELYVNMVAAGEAGGILDIILLRLAQFLEKNDALVRKIKGAMTYPAVMLTVVILATTILLWKVVPVFATIFMEAGLDLPAPTRVVLALSSFLQNYIFFIVLGIVGVVFAIRRWYKTDTGQLAIDRFLLHMPVLGDMLRKSAVSRFTRTLGTLVSSGVSILEGLQITARTSGNRVIHDAVMASRASIASGATIAEPLKASGVFPPMVVQMINVGEQTGGLDDMLSKIADFYDDEVDAAVSALTSILEPIMIVVMGVVIGGMVVAMYMPMFDMIQTAQG
- a CDS encoding ATP-binding protein, whose protein sequence is MSIAENQLLAGMGADVRGQIARLAEVIDVAEGEILFDLEDRSDELYLVLGGTIWLGRGEGERRVTFAMAGPGDFFGEMSYFAPAPRSARAQAVTPARVARLDRAAIERALELAPASFTRNAMSAFIRRVRASNDDRVREALQQERLQIVGRTAMGIVHDLKNPISVVRVAASCLEDGIPLQDLPGRLRRAAESMTGMLDGLLAFTRGDAGLQVQPVSLRTLLLPLEEQALEAMERRGVQVERDLDPDLVVVADPGRLSRALLNIVKNAGEVMSDGGRLTLTVRQEASDVVFSIADTGGGIPEEVLPTLFDAFVTHGKAGGTGLGMSITKAFVEAHGGSVEVQNDRGAGATFVIRLPQPDPAADPGN
- a CDS encoding dipeptide ABC transporter ATP-binding protein, which codes for MEPPPDSLLVVRGLKKYFPIKKGFFNRHVGDVKAVDGVSFFLKRGETLGIVGESGCGKSTMGRSVLRLIEPTAGAALFEGRNIFEMDKAELRKMRRRVQIVFQDPYSSLNPRMTISDMLREVLSIHGIATGQKAKDRIAELLRIVGLRPEHAIRYPHEFSGGQRQRLGIARALAVEPELIVCDEPVSALDVSVQAQVINLLQDLQTEFGLSFLFIAHDLSVVEHISDRVAVMYLGRIVEIAESGEMYRNPLMPYTQALLSAVPIPDPRVRRERIVLQGDVPSPANPPPGCPFHPRCQHPLKDADCASIVPPLADKGGGHFAACIKVPLGAGFNGKDPLPVLQ
- a CDS encoding ABC transporter ATP-binding protein encodes the protein MTQPDNTAGARPGADGPILQVENLRTWFSTDAGLARAVDGVSFHVNPGETLGIVGESGSGKSVTSLSVMRLIPNPPGKIQEGSRILFRGSNGEMEDLAQASEKRMRQIRGNDIAMIFQEPMTSLNPVFTVGFQIEESLRLHQGLSKKAARTRAIEMLQLVGIPIPHQRVDEYPHQLSGGMRQRVMIAMALACDPKLLIADEPTTALDVTIQAQILELLNKLQSELGMSIILITHDLGVVAETCDRVIVMYAGQVFEEGPVDDVFHNPQNPYTEGLLRSMPKLGQDVGRLAVIPGVVPSPIAWPTGCRFHDRCPYGWEKTEKEAPPLFEIGPGRKNKCWLVKYPERRAEINRETGGFTPEGALTGTGAATPVAGSPDLAPDLDGGEVA
- a CDS encoding Uma2 family endonuclease; the encoded protein is MIAQAHGNADAVSYEDFLRAYDGVRAEWVDGKVVEMSPQTDRHLLIWGFLYKAISGFVAQKGIGGLVGQAGFQVRLSAKVAREPDVFYLAPENEHRFKRTFVDGPVDLAVELISPESRVRDRRDKFVEYAHSGVREYWIIDPEAETVEVFRLAAGAYELVPLGDPPRVASEVIPGLWIDPAWMWTEKPNEWAAFREWGLI
- the opp4C gene encoding oligopeptide ABC transporter permease, with the translated sequence MAWWTWKSVSGKQLAKSRTRGDSQWSIAMRHFKKNRLAMGGMAVMILLYVITLVTPLIAPYDPAAQGDIITSRYLPPSGEHLFGTDKFGRDIFSRTLYGAQISLSIGFVAVGISITLGTMVGALSGYFGGWVDAVLMRVTDMMLAFPRLVLLIVVIAIFENPSFWLVVIVLGLTGWMGTSRIVRGEVLSLREREFVQAARALGFSDFRIITRHVVPNTMAPVIVSATLGIGLTILTEASLSFLGLGVQPPTPTWGNMVADGRDALTQAWWIATFPGLAIVLTVVAFNLLGDGLRDALDPRLRT
- a CDS encoding ABC transporter permease, which codes for MLAYLVRRLLGAIPLLLGILTLIFFVLQLAPGDPIAKFANPNVSPEVLEQMRRNFGLDRPLHEQYGKWLWSFVTGDFGYSFGQMRPINEILPGILWNTMQLTLISLVVIFVVGMLIGIVQAVRQYSIADNVLTFLALFFYSMPSFWFALMLILIFSLRAGQEGWALSFPASGMTSIDYEYLTGSEKFTDRVMHLILPAIALGIGSAAGVARYMRGAMLEVIHQDFIRTARAKGLSERTVVFKHALRNALIPIITLLGLYLPFLLSGAVLVETIFAWPGMGRAIVDAILARDYPMVMATSFVIASMVVLGNLLSDVLYAVVDPRIRND